A window from Flavobacterium sp. 83 encodes these proteins:
- the pgk gene encoding phosphoglycerate kinase, translating to MKTLNDFNFKNKKAIIRVDFNVPLDENFNVTDTTRIDAAKPTIDKILADGGSVILMSHLGRPKGVEEKYSLKHILKTTSEILGVPVQFASNCVGEEATTAAGKLQAGEVLLLENLRFHAEEEAGDVAFAKELASLGDIYVNDAFGTAHRAHASTTIIAQFFPNEKCFGLLLAKEIESLNKVLKNSEKPVTAVLGGSKVSSKITVIENILDKVDHMIIGGGMTFTFVKALGGKVGNSICEDDKQELALEILRLAKEKGVQIHIPVDVVAADDFSNTANTQIVDVREIPDGWEGLDAGPKSLENFKKVILESKTILWNGPLGVFEMESFANGTIQLGNFIAEATANGAFSLVGGGDSVAAVKQFGFEDKVSYVSTGGGAMLEMLEGRVLPGIAAILD from the coding sequence ATGAAAACTTTAAACGATTTTAATTTTAAAAATAAGAAAGCAATTATTCGTGTTGATTTCAACGTGCCTTTGGACGAAAATTTCAATGTAACGGATACCACTCGTATTGATGCAGCAAAACCTACAATCGATAAAATTCTTGCTGACGGCGGAAGCGTAATTTTGATGTCACATTTAGGCAGACCAAAGGGTGTTGAAGAAAAATATTCGTTGAAACATATCCTGAAAACTACTTCAGAAATTCTTGGAGTACCAGTTCAGTTTGCTTCAAACTGTGTTGGTGAAGAAGCTACAACTGCTGCTGGAAAATTACAAGCTGGAGAAGTTTTATTATTGGAAAATTTACGTTTTCACGCTGAAGAAGAAGCGGGAGATGTTGCTTTTGCAAAAGAATTAGCGTCACTTGGTGATATTTATGTAAATGATGCTTTTGGAACGGCTCACAGAGCACATGCTTCGACTACAATTATTGCTCAGTTTTTTCCGAATGAAAAATGTTTTGGTTTATTATTAGCTAAAGAAATAGAAAGCTTAAATAAAGTTTTGAAAAACAGTGAAAAACCAGTAACAGCTGTTCTTGGCGGATCTAAAGTGTCTTCTAAAATTACTGTTATCGAGAATATTCTTGATAAAGTAGACCACATGATTATTGGTGGGGGAATGACATTTACTTTCGTGAAAGCATTGGGAGGTAAAGTTGGAAATTCTATTTGTGAAGATGACAAACAAGAATTGGCATTGGAAATATTGAGATTGGCTAAAGAAAAAGGGGTTCAAATTCATATTCCTGTTGATGTGGTTGCTGCAGATGATTTTTCAAATACTGCAAACACTCAAATCGTTGATGTAAGAGAAATTCCTGATGGATGGGAAGGACTTGATGCTGGACCAAAATCATTGGAAAACTTCAAAAAAGTAATTTTGGAATCTAAAACAATACTTTGGAATGGTCCATTGGGGGTTTTTGAAATGGAGAGTTTTGCAAATGGAACGATTCAATTGGGTAATTTTATTGCTGAAGCTACTGCAAACGGAGCATTCTCACTTGTAGGTGGTGGAGATTCAGTAGCAGCGGTAAAACAATTTGGATTTGAAGATAAAGTAAGTTACGTTTCAACTGGCGGAGGTGCTATGTTAGAAATGCTTGAAGGAAGAGTATTGCCGGGAATTGCTGCAATACTTGATTAA
- a CDS encoding DNA polymerase III subunit delta', translating into MQFSEILGQEHIKSHLTKSADLGRIPHAQLFVGPEGCGTLPMAIAYAQYIICSNQSSENTGSNEACNIKFQKTSHPDLHFIYPTVSTEDVKTKPKSIDFITEWREFLTQNPYGSLFDWYQMLGVKNKQGEIRVDDAQEILKSLALKSYEGGYKIMIIWMADKLNIAASNKLLKLLEEPTDRTVFILISENEEDIIQTIRSRCQVLHFNGLSEKVISEALVSRENIESKTAIKIAHQAQGNYNKALQLLQPDSESVFFEKWFVDWVRAAFRAKGNAAAIQDLIQWSEQIASLGRETQKKFLHFCIDMFRQALLLNYQTASLVYMEPQVEKFKLENFAPFVNGNNINDIFKELSDAMYHIERNGNAKIILTDLSIKLTRLIHKK; encoded by the coding sequence ATGCAATTTTCAGAAATTTTAGGACAAGAACACATTAAAAGTCATTTGACAAAAAGTGCTGATTTGGGTAGAATTCCCCATGCACAATTATTTGTTGGTCCAGAAGGATGTGGTACTTTGCCCATGGCGATTGCTTATGCACAATACATTATCTGCAGCAATCAAAGCTCAGAAAACACGGGTTCAAACGAAGCGTGTAATATCAAATTCCAAAAAACGTCCCATCCGGATTTGCATTTTATCTATCCTACCGTAAGTACTGAAGATGTAAAAACAAAACCAAAAAGTATTGATTTTATCACGGAATGGCGGGAGTTTTTAACCCAAAATCCATACGGAAGTTTGTTTGATTGGTATCAAATGTTGGGCGTTAAAAACAAACAAGGAGAAATAAGGGTTGACGATGCCCAGGAAATCTTAAAATCGCTTGCTTTAAAATCCTACGAAGGTGGATACAAAATAATGATTATTTGGATGGCGGATAAATTGAATATTGCCGCTTCAAATAAATTATTGAAATTACTCGAAGAACCTACGGACAGAACGGTTTTTATCTTGATTTCAGAAAATGAAGAAGATATAATTCAAACCATTCGTTCCCGATGCCAAGTGTTACATTTTAACGGTTTGAGCGAAAAAGTCATCTCAGAAGCTTTAGTATCAAGAGAAAATATAGAATCTAAAACGGCTATAAAAATAGCGCATCAAGCACAAGGGAATTATAACAAAGCACTACAATTATTGCAACCGGACAGTGAATCTGTTTTTTTTGAAAAATGGTTTGTTGACTGGGTTCGAGCCGCTTTTAGAGCCAAAGGAAATGCAGCGGCCATTCAAGATTTGATTCAATGGAGCGAGCAAATTGCCAGTTTAGGAAGAGAAACCCAAAAGAAATTTTTACACTTTTGTATCGATATGTTTCGTCAAGCCTTGTTATTGAATTATCAAACCGCAAGTTTGGTTTACATGGAACCACAAGTGGAGAAATTCAAACTGGAGAATTTTGCACCTTTTGTAAATGGCAACAATATAAATGATATTTTTAAAGAACTTTCGGATGCCATGTATCACATTGAACGCAACGGAAACGCAAAAATTATTTTAACCGATTTATCTATAAAACTTACCCGTTTAATTCACAAAAAATAA
- a CDS encoding RNA polymerase sigma factor, with the protein MGLDQIINDCKKNCSKAQEQLYQLFSKKFFGVCLKYSSNYADAQDNLQDGFLIIFKKIEQFSGKGSFEGWAKRIMINNALQKYKGVRYMEIINENIPDTIIEIDDENIPIEYLMRIIQELPDQYRLVFSLYVLDGYSHKEVAEMLKITTGTTKSNLARARLILKEKIEAYTRIEIKSLAK; encoded by the coding sequence GTGGGATTAGATCAAATAATTAATGACTGTAAAAAAAATTGCTCCAAAGCTCAAGAACAATTGTATCAATTGTTTTCTAAAAAGTTTTTTGGAGTATGCTTGAAGTATTCCAGCAATTATGCTGATGCCCAAGACAATTTACAAGATGGTTTTTTAATTATTTTCAAAAAAATAGAACAGTTTAGCGGCAAAGGGTCTTTTGAAGGCTGGGCCAAAAGAATAATGATAAACAATGCACTCCAAAAATACAAAGGGGTACGGTATATGGAGATTATCAATGAAAATATTCCTGATACAATTATTGAAATTGACGACGAGAATATTCCAATTGAATATTTAATGCGAATTATCCAAGAATTACCTGATCAATATAGATTAGTATTCAGTCTCTATGTTCTCGATGGTTATTCTCATAAAGAGGTTGCAGAAATGCTTAAAATAACAACAGGGACCACAAAATCCAATCTTGCCAGGGCACGGTTGATTTTAAAAGAGAAAATAGAAGCATATACAAGAATTGAAATAAAGTCATTGGCAAAATGA
- a CDS encoding 1-acyl-sn-glycerol-3-phosphate acyltransferase has product MRGIKIIFWSLWRVWFYVLMAIPIIVMFPFLVLSILTESGYPYFFKMARIWAKFILFGMGFYYKIDKNQALESHKSYMIVANHTSMADIMLMLATIKNPFVFVGKKELSKIPLFGFFYKRTCILVDRSCSKSKMEVFNRAQKRINQGLSICIFPEGGIPDDESVLLDSFKDGAFRLAIEHEIPIVPVTFADNKKRFSYTFFSGGPGLMRVKVHSHVDTLGKTGLDRKEIREEVREIIYNQLIAFDSIKNYK; this is encoded by the coding sequence ATGAGAGGAATAAAAATTATTTTTTGGTCGTTATGGCGCGTTTGGTTTTATGTTTTGATGGCCATTCCAATAATCGTAATGTTTCCTTTTTTAGTACTATCAATCTTGACGGAAAGCGGGTATCCCTATTTTTTTAAGATGGCTCGTATTTGGGCAAAATTTATTCTTTTTGGAATGGGTTTTTATTATAAAATAGATAAAAACCAAGCATTAGAATCTCATAAAAGTTATATGATTGTTGCCAATCATACCTCAATGGCCGATATTATGCTGATGCTTGCCACAATTAAAAACCCTTTTGTTTTTGTTGGCAAAAAAGAATTATCAAAAATTCCTTTGTTTGGATTTTTCTATAAAAGAACCTGTATTTTGGTGGATAGAAGTTGTTCTAAAAGTAAAATGGAAGTTTTTAATCGGGCACAAAAAAGAATCAATCAAGGACTGAGCATCTGTATTTTCCCCGAAGGTGGCATTCCGGACGATGAATCTGTTTTGTTGGACTCTTTTAAAGATGGCGCTTTTAGATTGGCAATTGAACATGAAATTCCAATTGTTCCCGTTACTTTTGCAGACAATAAAAAAAGATTTTCCTATACCTTTTTCAGTGGAGGTCCGGGACTTATGCGAGTAAAAGTTCATTCGCATGTGGACACTTTAGGCAAAACGGGATTGGATAGAAAAGAAATTCGTGAGGAAGTACGAGAAATAATTTATAACCAATTAATCGCTTTCGATTCCATTAAAAATTATAAATAA
- the recA gene encoding recombinase RecA, which translates to MSTEKESKLKALQLTLDKLDKTYGKGTVMKMGDKAIEEVETISSGSLGIDLALGVGGYPRGRIIEIYGPESSGKTTLTLHAIAEAQKAGGIAAFIDAEHAFDRNYAEKLGVDIENLIISQPDNGEQALEIAENLIRSGAIDIVVIDSVAALTPKSEIEGEMGDSKMGLHARLMSQALRKLTGTISKTHCTVFFINQLREKIGVMFGNPETTTGGNALKFYASVRLDIRRSTQIKDGDNVLGNRTKVKVVKNKVAPPFKIAEFDIMYGEGISKTGEILDLAVEFEIIKKAGSWFSYGETKLGQGRDAVKSLIKDNPELADELEEKIKARIKELAEA; encoded by the coding sequence ATGAGTACAGAGAAAGAATCTAAATTAAAAGCGCTACAACTTACGCTTGACAAACTAGACAAAACCTACGGAAAAGGAACCGTAATGAAAATGGGGGATAAAGCCATTGAGGAAGTAGAAACTATTTCTTCAGGGTCTTTAGGAATCGATTTAGCATTAGGGGTTGGAGGATACCCAAGAGGAAGAATCATTGAAATATACGGTCCAGAATCTTCTGGAAAAACAACTTTGACGCTTCATGCTATTGCTGAGGCTCAAAAAGCAGGTGGAATAGCTGCTTTTATTGATGCAGAACACGCTTTCGATAGAAATTATGCAGAGAAATTAGGTGTAGATATTGAAAACCTAATCATTTCTCAGCCAGATAATGGGGAACAAGCACTAGAAATTGCCGAAAACTTGATTCGTTCAGGAGCTATTGATATTGTTGTTATTGACTCGGTCGCTGCTTTGACTCCAAAAAGTGAAATCGAAGGTGAAATGGGAGATTCTAAAATGGGGCTTCATGCACGTTTGATGTCTCAAGCATTGCGTAAATTAACAGGAACCATCAGCAAAACGCATTGTACCGTTTTCTTTATTAACCAGTTAAGAGAGAAAATTGGAGTAATGTTCGGTAATCCGGAAACTACAACGGGAGGAAATGCATTGAAGTTTTACGCTTCGGTTCGTTTAGACATCCGTCGTTCAACCCAAATAAAAGATGGTGATAACGTACTTGGAAACAGAACCAAAGTAAAAGTGGTGAAAAACAAAGTCGCTCCGCCATTTAAAATCGCCGAATTTGACATCATGTATGGCGAAGGAATTTCAAAAACAGGAGAAATTTTAGATCTTGCAGTAGAATTTGAAATCATCAAAAAAGCGGGATCTTGGTTCAGTTATGGTGAAACTAAATTAGGGCAAGGCCGTGATGCTGTTAAGTCTTTAATAAAAGACAATCCGGAATTAGCGGATGAATTAGAAGAAAAAATTAAAGCCAGAATAAAAGAATTAGCAGAAGCATAA
- a CDS encoding outer membrane beta-barrel protein encodes MNDKKNIDRLFQERFKDFEGEPNNEVWINIQAALKEKEKKRKIIPFWMQFSGIAAAFILGLFALKMVFKTNTETKNSIVLDTKTLDKKSNQNKLIPNKIEKERKPFEIKNSQQIVITNPKIVINHEKETTTFTPSKTIADKKKNQNNTNLYFSKNHSPLKRPKTEKEASNYSSLIADKKSVVNPNTFENIQNQVLEKKVPQAYQEAKTVVTESKKQPSIILESPNELEEILKKKATEKQTVVLNNNKWQIVPNVGAVYLNSSSVGSAIDPQFTKNQKTADNNLSFGIGVNYAVSKKIALRSGINKLTLGYNTNNVVYSAGLLNKSLTYISYSSNQLIEIKTETSLNTLINFEKGIQKTNTGSLNQKMGYYEVPLELSYALLDKKFGINIIGGISTLFLNQNKISLVSSDTNLKLGEATNLNEIHFSTNLGMGFKYQLVKAFQINFEPMVKYQLNTYSKDYGDYKPVFIGLYSGIIYNF; translated from the coding sequence ATGAACGATAAAAAAAATATAGACCGACTGTTTCAAGAAAGATTCAAGGATTTTGAAGGAGAACCAAACAATGAGGTTTGGATCAACATACAAGCGGCCTTGAAGGAAAAGGAAAAAAAACGAAAAATAATTCCGTTTTGGATGCAGTTTTCAGGAATTGCTGCTGCCTTTATTTTAGGCTTATTTGCTTTAAAGATGGTCTTCAAAACGAATACTGAAACTAAAAACAGTATCGTTTTAGACACAAAAACTTTAGACAAAAAATCCAATCAAAATAAGTTAATTCCAAATAAAATTGAAAAAGAGAGAAAACCATTCGAGATAAAAAATAGTCAACAAATAGTAATAACTAACCCCAAAATCGTTATAAACCATGAAAAAGAAACTACAACTTTTACTCCATCAAAAACCATTGCTGACAAAAAGAAAAATCAAAATAATACTAACCTTTATTTCTCAAAAAATCATTCACCGCTAAAACGACCAAAAACAGAGAAAGAGGCAAGCAATTACAGCTCATTAATTGCGGATAAAAAAAGTGTAGTAAACCCTAACACGTTTGAGAACATCCAAAATCAGGTTTTAGAAAAAAAAGTTCCACAAGCGTATCAGGAAGCTAAAACGGTGGTAACCGAATCTAAAAAACAGCCTTCAATTATTCTGGAATCTCCAAACGAATTAGAGGAAATTCTAAAAAAGAAAGCGACCGAAAAACAAACGGTAGTTCTTAACAACAACAAATGGCAAATCGTCCCTAATGTAGGCGCAGTGTATCTGAACTCAAGTTCAGTTGGGTCAGCTATTGATCCTCAATTCACAAAAAATCAAAAAACGGCCGATAACAACCTAAGTTTTGGTATCGGGGTAAATTATGCTGTTTCGAAAAAAATTGCCTTACGATCAGGGATTAACAAACTTACGTTAGGATACAACACTAATAACGTCGTCTATTCAGCCGGATTGTTAAACAAGAGTTTGACGTATATTAGTTATAGTTCAAACCAATTAATCGAAATTAAAACCGAAACCTCCCTGAATACATTAATCAATTTTGAAAAAGGCATACAAAAAACAAATACAGGTTCATTAAATCAAAAAATGGGCTATTATGAAGTACCACTGGAACTTTCATACGCCCTTTTAGACAAGAAATTTGGTATTAACATAATCGGAGGAATTAGTACGTTATTTCTAAATCAGAATAAAATATCATTAGTTTCCTCAGACACTAATTTGAAATTAGGAGAAGCTACAAATTTGAACGAAATTCATTTTAGTACCAATCTTGGGATGGGATTTAAGTACCAATTGGTGAAAGCATTTCAAATTAATTTTGAACCCATGGTAAAGTATCAATTGAATACTTATTCCAAAGACTATGGAGATTACAAACCCGTTTTTATTGGACTGTATTCCGGGATTATTTATAATTTTTAA
- a CDS encoding LysM peptidoglycan-binding domain-containing protein, whose protein sequence is MNIKNTALSFFLLLSITAFSQELVENKDIVKIEPKLSYLDSIKKTFVKDDMATCVDSLWMKELTNLDLYNNITDDIKNINIDEKVDYELPTALLKERLAAMDAKSPFNIEYNQGLENIIKSFLKYRKKSFERLMAISEYYFPLFEEALAKQNVPLEIKYLAVVESALNPKAVSRVGATGLWQFMYQTGKQYGLKIDSYIDERSDALKASESAAQYMSNMYKIFGDWDLVLASYNSGPGNVSKAIRRSGGQQNYWNIRKNLPKETQGYVPAFLATMYIYEYHTAHGIKPDRAIIKNFATDTILIKKQMSFKQISDLLDVPMAQLQLLNPSYKLNVIPFYHDENHFLRLPQEKAAVFVSNEDRIYAYADHELNLREKPFQVTKPIFKRDTVNYAVQQLKLPKTSYYKVLRGDNLSEIADKYDVAVSDLKKWNKLRSNSVPYGKSLKIITEQSIVRTVKKEPKVEEVPTEAVSENQRVATSEVKVNKEEELASNPERKDIEYVVQKGDNLGNIAKKFGATLTDLQQWNNLPNHTIALGATLIVAKNEIAIATDNATSDSFKKKSNLAAIAKKESAEYYVKKGDSLFSIAKKYPGVSISDIKKWNDIRGEGIKPGMKLKING, encoded by the coding sequence ATGAATATAAAAAATACCGCCTTATCGTTTTTTCTATTGCTGTCAATAACTGCGTTTTCGCAAGAACTTGTTGAAAATAAAGATATTGTAAAAATCGAACCAAAATTATCCTATTTAGATTCTATCAAGAAAACTTTCGTGAAAGATGATATGGCCACTTGCGTTGATAGCTTGTGGATGAAGGAATTGACCAATTTAGATTTATACAACAATATAACCGACGATATAAAAAACATTAATATTGACGAAAAAGTGGATTATGAATTACCTACAGCTCTTTTAAAAGAAAGACTGGCGGCAATGGATGCAAAATCACCTTTCAATATTGAGTATAATCAAGGTCTGGAAAATATCATCAAATCATTCTTGAAATATAGAAAGAAATCTTTTGAACGATTGATGGCAATTTCAGAGTATTACTTCCCGCTTTTTGAAGAAGCGCTGGCCAAACAAAATGTTCCTTTAGAAATAAAATACTTAGCAGTTGTAGAATCTGCGTTAAATCCAAAAGCAGTTTCAAGAGTTGGCGCAACAGGTCTTTGGCAATTTATGTATCAAACCGGAAAGCAATATGGTTTGAAAATCGATTCCTATATTGATGAACGAAGCGATGCGCTTAAAGCTTCTGAATCGGCAGCACAATACATGTCTAATATGTACAAGATATTTGGCGATTGGGACTTGGTTTTAGCCTCATATAATTCTGGACCTGGAAATGTTTCTAAGGCGATCAGACGTTCTGGCGGTCAGCAAAATTATTGGAATATCAGAAAAAATCTTCCAAAAGAAACGCAAGGCTATGTTCCTGCTTTTTTAGCAACAATGTACATTTATGAATACCACACAGCACACGGTATCAAACCGGACAGAGCGATAATTAAGAATTTTGCAACGGATACAATCCTGATTAAAAAGCAAATGTCGTTCAAACAAATATCTGATTTATTGGATGTTCCAATGGCGCAATTGCAGTTGTTAAATCCGTCGTATAAACTAAATGTGATTCCATTTTATCATGATGAAAACCATTTCTTGAGATTACCACAAGAAAAAGCAGCCGTTTTTGTTTCTAATGAAGACCGAATTTATGCATACGCGGACCACGAATTAAATCTTCGGGAAAAACCATTTCAGGTTACAAAACCTATTTTTAAAAGAGATACTGTTAATTATGCTGTACAGCAATTAAAACTTCCTAAAACTTCCTATTATAAAGTGTTACGCGGAGATAACCTGAGTGAAATTGCTGATAAATATGATGTTGCTGTTTCTGATTTGAAAAAGTGGAATAAACTCCGAAGCAATTCAGTCCCATATGGTAAAAGTTTAAAAATCATTACGGAACAAAGTATTGTAAGAACGGTTAAGAAAGAACCTAAAGTAGAGGAGGTCCCTACTGAAGCTGTTTCGGAAAATCAAAGAGTTGCAACTTCTGAAGTTAAAGTTAATAAAGAAGAAGAATTAGCATCTAATCCAGAGCGAAAAGACATAGAATATGTCGTTCAAAAAGGGGATAATCTAGGGAATATCGCTAAGAAATTTGGAGCTACTTTAACGGATTTACAACAATGGAATAATTTACCGAACCATACTATAGCTTTAGGAGCTACTTTGATTGTAGCTAAGAATGAAATAGCAATTGCAACTGATAATGCAACATCTGATTCCTTCAAGAAAAAATCAAATTTGGCGGCAATAGCCAAAAAAGAGTCAGCAGAATATTATGTCAAAAAAGGAGACTCTTTATTTAGCATTGCCAAAAAATATCCTGGAGTATCTATCTCGGATATTAAAAAATGGAACGATATTCGCGGGGAAGGTATTAAACCCGGAATGAAGTTAAAAATAAACGGATAA
- the trpS gene encoding tryptophan--tRNA ligase, with protein MAKILTGVQSTGTPHLGNLLGAIIPAIALSNNPENESFLFIADLHSITQIKNGETLRTNTYSTAAAWLACGLNVDNVVFYRQSDVPQTAELSWYLSCFFPFQRLTLAHSFKDKADRLEDVNAGLFSYPMLMAADILLYDAEFVPVGKDQLQHLEITRDVASRFNHQMGETFVLPEAKIQEDSMLIPGTNGGKMSKSANNIINIFLDDKALRKQVMSIETDSTPLEEPKNPDTCNAFAIYSLLANEEQLAIMRANYLGGNYGYGHAKQALFELITETFKTEREKYNYYINNLDEVDALLKKGAEKATVVANGVLNRVREKLGFEVN; from the coding sequence ATGGCAAAAATACTTACAGGTGTTCAAAGCACAGGAACACCACATTTAGGCAACTTACTTGGCGCAATCATTCCAGCAATAGCATTATCCAATAATCCCGAAAATGAATCGTTTCTTTTCATTGCCGATTTACATTCGATTACACAAATAAAAAACGGGGAAACTTTAAGAACAAATACCTACAGTACGGCTGCCGCTTGGTTGGCTTGTGGTTTGAATGTGGATAACGTAGTTTTCTACAGACAATCTGATGTGCCACAAACGGCGGAATTATCATGGTATTTGAGTTGTTTTTTCCCTTTTCAACGCTTGACATTAGCGCATTCTTTCAAAGACAAAGCAGACAGGCTGGAAGATGTAAATGCCGGTTTGTTCTCCTATCCAATGTTGATGGCTGCCGATATTTTATTATACGATGCCGAGTTTGTTCCCGTAGGAAAAGACCAATTGCAACACCTTGAAATTACACGCGATGTAGCGTCTCGTTTCAACCACCAAATGGGAGAAACTTTTGTACTTCCTGAAGCCAAAATTCAAGAAGACAGCATGCTTATTCCTGGAACCAATGGTGGAAAAATGAGTAAATCTGCCAATAATATTATCAATATTTTCTTGGACGACAAAGCCTTACGTAAACAAGTGATGAGTATTGAAACGGATAGCACCCCGCTTGAAGAACCTAAGAATCCAGATACCTGTAATGCTTTTGCTATTTATTCTTTATTAGCAAATGAAGAACAACTAGCCATTATGAGAGCCAATTATTTGGGTGGAAATTACGGTTACGGTCACGCCAAACAAGCCTTATTTGAATTGATAACAGAGACATTCAAAACCGAAAGAGAAAAATACAATTACTACATCAATAACCTTGATGAAGTAGACGCTTTACTCAAAAAAGGAGCAGAAAAAGCGACCGTTGTTGCCAATGGTGTTTTGAACAGAGTGAGAGAAAAATTGGGGTTTGAGGTTAATTAA
- a CDS encoding acyl-CoA thioesterase: MTPKHPSESLTILTDLVLPSETNPLNNLFGGELLARMDRAASIAAGRHSRRITVTASVNHVAFNRAIPLGSVVNVEAKVSRAFKSSMEIFIDVWVEDRQSGNRTKANEAIYTFVAVDDTGRPVEVPQIVPETDLEKQRFDAALRRKQLSLVLAGKMNPHDATELKALFA; the protein is encoded by the coding sequence ATGACTCCAAAACATCCTTCAGAATCCCTGACGATATTAACCGATTTGGTTTTACCGAGCGAAACCAATCCTTTGAATAATCTTTTTGGTGGCGAATTGTTAGCCCGTATGGATCGCGCAGCGAGTATTGCAGCCGGAAGACATTCCCGAAGAATAACTGTGACCGCATCCGTAAATCACGTGGCGTTTAACAGAGCTATTCCACTGGGAAGTGTGGTAAATGTGGAGGCCAAAGTCTCCAGAGCTTTCAAAAGTTCAATGGAAATATTTATTGATGTTTGGGTAGAAGACAGACAATCAGGAAACCGTACCAAAGCCAATGAAGCCATTTATACTTTTGTAGCCGTTGATGATACCGGAAGACCTGTTGAAGTGCCCCAAATAGTCCCAGAAACTGATCTGGAAAAACAACGTTTTGATGCAGCATTACGACGCAAACAGCTGAGTTTAGTTTTAGCCGGGAAAATGAACCCTCACGACGCTACAGAATTGAAGGCATTGTTCGCGTAA
- a CDS encoding DoxX family membrane protein, translated as MNNITSILILIFLAITFLQSGYDKLFYWKDNVDWLKGHFAKTQLKNQVPLALLNILVLELISGILCVVGCIELLVNNGRIFGFYGAVFSCITLLMLLFGQRLAKDYDGARTIVIYFIPAILAVYWLN; from the coding sequence ATGAACAACATTACTTCTATTTTAATTTTGATTTTTCTGGCAATTACTTTTCTGCAATCCGGTTACGACAAACTCTTTTATTGGAAAGATAATGTAGATTGGTTAAAAGGTCATTTTGCTAAAACACAATTAAAAAATCAAGTGCCTCTGGCATTACTGAATATTTTAGTTTTAGAATTAATCTCCGGTATTTTATGCGTGGTTGGCTGTATCGAATTATTGGTAAACAATGGAAGAATCTTTGGGTTTTACGGAGCGGTTTTCTCCTGTATCACTTTATTGATGCTGCTTTTCGGACAACGGTTAGCCAAAGATTATGACGGTGCCAGAACGATTGTTATCTATTTCATACCCGCCATATTAGCCGTTTACTGGTTAAACTAG